In Macrobrachium rosenbergii isolate ZJJX-2024 chromosome 48, ASM4041242v1, whole genome shotgun sequence, one DNA window encodes the following:
- the LOC136831128 gene encoding uncharacterized protein, with protein MQLAEEVIRALNNLNINSAMLYLCTVISRERMTGASATRETGTFYINTLPLLTLVDTALDVIDEAIEYVASNLEDRLNLSEGSGWRITSLRSVQIKISWRELVNMANFREYPAGVRGGGQIVNINSGYNCVITALEAYSILEGNDDPNRNLTRDVKRRMNLKRFTIKHTPDIPVNSDTFKTLEKDNNLNIYAYKLSEVVMGKGQKKHWTVHLARKGGNKSCPRLVPLLLVTDDHVALIKDLPTFLDTFHRLKSGRRDHAAGVCYNCLTLFKTPAIRDAHTQRCTTRTTVLYPEPGQFKQFTKLKVLNKSSHIAFLDFEAYNRQPEEDENPRIVSKQKAYAYCYVITDGRSGKYCVHRVGVGEQCVDNFLNKIARDWAGLCERKLNVKQVERSLPVLAHNLSYDAALILKEASTKHNFEILKRDGGTFCALKTGNIRLMDSLNMVRGSLSSLASSHIKQKGSLEITRRMLSKYPDECTELVLSTGKQNYPYDYVTGFNVLRKTGVPLKVHFNSSLRGENIPDEGYEHVCKVY; from the coding sequence ATGCAACTCGCCGAGGAGGTTATACGCGCTCTCAACAACCTGAATATAAATAGCGCCATGCTATACTTGTGCACtgtcatcagcagagagagaatgacgggtgccagtgccactcgtgaaactggtactttttacattaataccctaCCATTGTTAACATTGGTGGACACTGCGCTCGACGTGATAGACGAGGCTATAGAATATGTGGCGAGCAATCTGGAAGATAGACTAAACTTGAGTGAAGGTTCAGGTTGGCGCATCACATCGTTGCGCAGTGTACAGATCAAGATCTCCTGGCGAGAACTAGTGAACATGGCCAATTTTCGAGAGTATCCTGCAGGAGTTAGGGGCGGTGGACAAATCGTTAACATCAATTCGGGGTACAACTGCGTCATTACAGCGTTAGAAGCGTACAGCATACTCGAGGGAAATGATGATCCTAACCGCAACCTCACCCGAGATGTGAAAAGACGAATGAACTTGAAACGCTTCACCATTAAACACACGCCCGACATACCTGTGAACAGTGATACGTTCAAAACGTTAGAGAAGGataacaaccttaatatttatgcatataaattgagtgaagtggtcatgggaaagggacagaaaaaacacTGGACAGTGCATCTCGCCAGAAAGGGGGGCAATAAATCGTGTCCCCGACTAGTTCCTCTACTGTTGGTCACTGATGACCATGTCGCCCTCATCAAGGATTTGCCAACCTTCTTAGATACTTTCCACCGTTTGAAATCAGGTAGGCGTGACCATGCAGCGGGCGTGTGTTACAATTGCCTCACTCTCTTCAAAACTCCAGCCATTCGCGACGCGCACACCCAAAGATGTACAACCCGAACCACCGTTCTATACCCTGAACCTGGCCAGTTTAAACAGTTCACCAAATTGAAAGTGCTGAATAAAAGCTCACACATCGCTTTCTTAGATTTTGAGGCGTACAACAGACAGCCGGAAGAAGATGAAAACCCGAGAATCGTTTCGAAGCAGAAAGCGTACGCCTATTGCTACGTCATCACCGATGGCAGAAGCGGCAAATACTGCGTACACAGAGTAGGTGTAGGTGAACAGTGTGTCGacaattttctcaataaaattgcGAGAGACTGGGCcgggttatgtgagaggaaattaaatgtgaaacaagttgaaagatcccTGCCCGTTTTAGCgcataatttatcatatgatgccgccctcatcttgaaagaagcgtccaccaaacacaactttgaaattttgaaacgcGATGGGGGTACATTTTGTGCACTGAAAACGGGTAACATCCGATTGATGGATAGTTTGAACATGGTAAGAGGATCGCTATCCAGTCTCGCTTCGAGCCATATTAAACAGAAGGGGTCACTGGAAATCACACGTCGGATGTTATCCAAATATCCTGACGAGTGCACAGAACTGGTTTTAAGTACGGGTAAACAGAATTACCCCTATGATTATGTCACAGGTTTCAACGTGTTGAGAAAAACGGGTGTCCCTCTTAAAGtgcatttcaattcctcactgaGGGGGGAAAACATACCCGACGAAGGATACGAGCACGTCTGCAAAGTGTACTAA
- the LOC136831727 gene encoding myosin-2 heavy chain-like: MKTMSSFYKLLCALFGLVASCKPATRIVEEINSYYTVIPGSDFDLDIVLTKIPKQKPALDFGWTAGVTAAFGTCCVVAASVGLFAFNKYGNLKKCLERMEHDLEKQKDDAVAETTKLRELLDRREIMIQEAEERRKDLADEYEAQIEKRNDMINELEIEKQDMNERLESAFHHGKEVETFLEESRAREHGMKSSLRSLKEKLQHGDRKIEDLLNVERTIRLEQKELKEKHEKEIDKLLEDRMWLEKKESENRQELQHLIEECEMWKEKCKIQEEITLTEQKRARDQRRIKEETLRNQDKYMLMALLHGIAERNFHLEHIALECGNENQQNVTEKENQEKERAQDLFDHMQKTKAEQYDRAQQERNDYLKQWGDLTQVLQDVMYEDESLPELRHGISGRNSEIDKICDQSPEDQRHKNTPTRKEVQILKARIAQLEDENLVLMEYLEGTLQQEFDEVFSHLEEAKDRLKDAEEKALERQGKLREAEYKLTEKNALSEDLDRRAVLKSEADRCIDNQDFDSALALLRFIVKYYGNEVECRVKEVRCLLALARIEEAQDVLDELPKEFKETCLVKIESALLSACNLEFEKSRLLLSQVLDVCPNHPRVLIAQDFVQQRMLWEALPGMIDATDFDGALENIALAMSLGCLYPWVSVDLARITGNIFCRLGKLKEASECFLNALAVDEYLENCRLRLSLCFLLLGRYTDAIAQLTKLGEENEMAEYLISLAEYLERMQQYGCPYKVLGVERDVAQDGIRKAYRRTALKYHPDKNQEADKETAHLIMLQINYANDLLSNAKSRKRYDKTRKAIEEYAAEIFENPNLPEWLEYEEADESESNWDSEYDSDSADEYESDSESDADVVGNSVLMECSYNDYLDSESNVDNLEEEDGDSYEELEDEEDDDSYEELEDEDDDDSYEELEDEDEEYTEKSDEEGNNYSGDDFHDDSSEESQDEWDNDSLEESDDGSNDESNEET; this comes from the coding sequence ATGAAAACGATGTCTTCATTTTACAAGTTATTGTGTGCATTGTTTGGACTAGTCGCTAGCTGCAAGCCAGCTACTAGGATAGTGGAGGAAATTAATTCCTATTATACAGTTATACCAGGATCGGATTTCGACCTCGATATCGTCTTGACAAAGATACCGAAACAGAAACCGGCTTTGGATTTTGGATGGACGGCGGGAGTCACCGCAGCGTTTGGTACTTGTTGCGTTGTGGCGGCTTCTGTTGGACTATTTGCCTTTAATAAATATGGAAATCTTAAGAAATGTTTGGAAAGAATGGAACACGACTTGGAAAAGCAGAAGGATGACGCAGTTGCTGAAACCACGAAATTAAGAGAACTCTTAGATAGGAGAGAAATAATGATACAAGAAGCTGAAGAACGCAGAAAGGACCTTGCAGACGAATACGAAGCGCAGATCGAAAAAAGGAACGACATGATAAACGAGCTGGAGATCGAAAAGCAGGATATGAACGAAAGACTTGAAAGTGCTTTCCATCACGGGAAGGAGGTGGAGACTTTCCTGGAAGAATCGAGGGCACGAGAACATGGAATGAAGAGTTCATTGAGATCCCTGAAAGAAAAGCTCCAGCATGGCGATCGAAAAATAGAAGATTTGTTAAATGTAGAACGAACAATCAGATTAGAACAAAAAGAACTAAAGGAGAAACACGAGAAGGAGATAGACAAATTGTTGGAGGATCGGATGTGGCTAGaaaagaaggaaagtgaaaatcGGCAGGAACTTCAACACCTAATTGAAGAATGCGAGAtgtggaaagaaaaatgtaagatacaAGAGGAAATTACGCTCACAGAACAGAAACGTGCCAGAGACCAGCGAAGGATAAAAGAAGAAACTTTGAGGAATCAGGATAAATATATGCTGATGGCACTTTTGCATGGAATTGCGGAAAGGAATTTCCATCTCGAACACATTGCACTCGAGTGTGGAAATGAAAATCAGCAAAACGTTACTGAAAAAGAGaatcaggagaaagaaagagcccAGGATCTGTTTGATCACATgcagaaaacaaaagcagaacaATACGACAGGGCCCAGCAAGAGAGGAATGATTACTTGAAGCAATGGGGCGATTTAACGCAGGTGTTGCAAGACGTAATGTATGAAGATGAAAGTCTGCCAGAACTGAGGCATGGAATTTCTGGTCGGAACtctgaaattgataaaatttGTGATCAAAGCCCTGAAGACCAGAGGCATAAAAACACTCCCACAAGGAAAGAGGTCCAGATTTTGAAAGCCAGGATTGCCCAGTTGGAAGACGAGAACCTTGTATTAATGGAATATTTGGAAGGAACACTGCAGCAAGAGTTTGATGAAGTATTCAGTCACCTGGAAGAGGCCAAGGATAGGCTAAAAGATGCAGAAGAAAAGGCTCTGGAGAGGCAAGGCAAGCTCAGAGAGGCAGAGTATAAGCTGACCGAAAAGAACGCGCTAAGCGAAGATCTTGATCGTCGAGCAGTCCTCAAATCTGAAGCAGACCGATGTATTGACAATCAAGATTTCGATTCTGCTCTCGCTCTCCTgagatttattgtaaaatattatggCAATGAGGTAGAGTGTCGTGTCAAGGAGGTAAGATGCTTGTTGGCACTAGCCAGGATAGAGGAGGCACAGGATGTGTTGGATGAACTTCCCAAAGAATTCAAGGAGACCTGTCTTGTCAAAATAGAGTCTGCCTTGCTTAGTGCATGCAATTTAGAATTTGAGAAATCCAGACTGCTTTTGTCACAGGTGCTAGATGTATGCCCAAATCACCCAAGGGTATTGATAGCACAAGATTTTGTACAGCAGAGGATGCTATGGGAAGCTCTTCCTGGGATGATTGATGCCACGGACTTTGACGGCGCCCTGGAAAATATTGCTTTGGCCATGTCTCTGGGATGTCTCTATCCTTGGGTATCCGTCGACTTGGCCAGAATTACCGGGAATATTTTCTGCAGGCTCGGAAAGTTAAAAGAGGCGAGCGAATGTTTCCTCAACGCTCTTGCCGTGGATGAGTACCTGGAAAACTGCAGGTTACGACTAAGCTTGTGCTTCTTATTGCTAGGAAGATACACAGATGCCATTGCTCAGTTGACAAAGCTAGGAGAAGAGAATGAAATGGCAGAATACTTAATATCGCTCGCTGAGTACCTGGAGAGAATGCAACAGTATGGATGCCCCTACAAAGTGCTAGGTGTTGAAAGAGATGTTGCTCAAGATGGAATAAGAAAAGCCTACAGGAGGACAGCCCTAAAATACCACCCTGATAAGAACCAAGAGGCTGACAAAGAGACAGCGCATTTGATCATGCTGCAAATCAACTATGCAAACGATTTGTTAAGTAATGCAAAGAGTAGGAAACGGTATGACAAGACCAGGAAAGCCATTGAAGAGTATGCAgcggaaatatttgaaaatcctAATCTACCAGAATGGTTAGAGTATGAGGAGGCAGATGAATCAGAAAGCAATTGGGACAGTGAATATGATTCTGATTCTGCAGATGAATATGAATCTGATTCGGAGAGTGATGCTGATGTTgtaggaaattcagtattaatggAATGTTCCTATAATGATTATCTGGATAGTGAATCAAATGTTGACaacctggaggaggaggatggtgaTTCATATGAAGAATTGGAGGACGAGGAGGATGATGATTCATATGAAGAATTggaagatgaggatgatgatgattcatATGAGGAATTGGAAGATGAAGACGAGGAATATACTGAAAAATCAGATGAGGAAGGCAATAATTATTCTGGTGATGATTTTCACGATGATTCTAGTGAAGAATCCCAAGATGAATGGGATAATGATTCACTTGAGGAATCCGATGATGGCTCCAATGATGAATCTAATGAAGAAACCTAA